From a single Coriobacteriaceae bacterium genomic region:
- the yedF gene encoding sulfurtransferase-like selenium metabolism protein YedF, translating to MSTKIEVNAMGDACPLPVVKTLKALKQLDGEGAVVTSVDNETAVKNISKMAQEKGCTASVEKVSDAEWHVTVATSGAVAVADPEQDGAVFCNASAGKGKLVISVYTDCMGRGDDELGHKLMKAFIFAVTQQEELPATMLFYNGGAKLTVEGSPVLDDLKGLAEQGVEILTCGTCLDHFGIKDQLAVGEVTNMYVIVEKMEQAVRVVRP from the coding sequence ATGTCTACCAAAATTGAAGTCAATGCCATGGGCGATGCCTGCCCGCTGCCCGTCGTCAAGACGCTTAAGGCGCTCAAACAGCTTGATGGCGAGGGTGCCGTGGTGACCTCGGTCGACAACGAGACCGCCGTCAAGAACATTTCCAAGATGGCGCAGGAGAAAGGCTGCACGGCCTCGGTCGAGAAGGTTTCTGACGCCGAGTGGCACGTGACCGTGGCGACCTCTGGCGCCGTTGCCGTGGCCGATCCCGAGCAGGATGGCGCTGTCTTCTGTAATGCCAGCGCCGGCAAGGGCAAGCTCGTCATTTCCGTCTACACCGACTGCATGGGCCGCGGCGACGATGAGCTGGGCCACAAGCTCATGAAGGCCTTCATCTTTGCCGTGACGCAGCAGGAGGAGCTGCCCGCGACTATGCTGTTTTACAACGGCGGTGCCAAGCTCACCGTCGAGGGCTCGCCGGTGCTCGATGACCTGAAGGGCTTGGCGGAGCAGGGTGTCGAGATTCTCACCTGCGGTACCTGCCTGGACCACTTTGGCATTAAGGACCAGCTTGCGGTGGGCGAGGTCACCAACATGTACGTGATCGTGGAGAAGATGGAGCAGGCCGTGCGCGTCGTGCGCCCGTAG
- a CDS encoding DUF3343 domain-containing protein, protein MREKRPALVITFPTTAAAMGCESLCIERGLPGRTIPVPGEVAAGCGLAWKALPVDEELLRGELAEAGVPTEGYTVIDMWEVVR, encoded by the coding sequence ATGAGGGAGAAGCGCCCGGCGCTTGTCATCACGTTTCCCACCACGGCGGCCGCCATGGGTTGCGAGTCCCTGTGCATCGAGCGCGGTCTTCCCGGGCGGACGATTCCCGTGCCCGGGGAGGTCGCTGCCGGCTGCGGTTTGGCGTGGAAGGCGTTGCCTGTCGATGAGGAACTGCTGCGCGGCGAACTCGCCGAGGCGGGTGTTCCCACCGAGGGCTATACCGTGATTGATATGTGGGAGGTCGTGCGATGA
- a CDS encoding aminotransferase class V-fold PLP-dependent enzyme, which produces MIYLDNAATTMHKPQTVIDAVTQAMCSLGNAGRGATSGPLDAARTIHACRAKLARLLGCPRADHVCFTPNSTAALNTVINGVVRPGDRVVTTVLEHNSVLRPLNRLAAEQGVTVEHTGCDANGVLDYDELERLVTPATRAVVVTHASNVTGNEVDIARVAVMAHAAGALVIVDASQSAGTAHIDMQAMGLDVVCFTGHKGLMGPQGTGGLAVAEGIDVAPWAMGGTGVHSFDALQPLEWPTRLEAGTLNGHGIAGLSAGLDYIEAQGGVEAIASRERALADRFLAGVREIPGIALYGAFDRPVRSAIVSLNVGDIDSAEISDALMQGWGIATRPGAHCAPLMHRALGTERQGVVRFSFGYFNTDEEVDTAIDALRDLAC; this is translated from the coding sequence ATGATCTATCTGGATAACGCGGCGACGACCATGCACAAGCCGCAGACGGTCATCGATGCCGTGACGCAGGCGATGTGCTCGCTCGGCAATGCCGGGCGCGGCGCCACGTCGGGTCCCCTCGATGCCGCTCGTACGATTCACGCTTGCCGTGCCAAGCTCGCGCGCCTTTTGGGTTGCCCGAGGGCGGACCATGTGTGTTTTACGCCCAACTCCACCGCGGCGCTCAACACCGTTATCAATGGCGTGGTGCGCCCCGGCGACCGCGTGGTCACGACGGTGCTTGAGCACAACTCGGTGCTACGTCCGCTCAACCGCTTGGCGGCAGAGCAGGGTGTTACCGTTGAGCATACGGGCTGCGACGCGAACGGCGTGCTCGACTATGACGAGCTCGAGCGGTTGGTCACGCCGGCCACGCGTGCTGTGGTGGTGACGCACGCCTCCAATGTGACCGGCAATGAGGTCGACATTGCGCGCGTGGCTGTCATGGCCCATGCGGCCGGCGCGCTCGTGATCGTCGATGCCTCGCAGTCTGCCGGCACGGCGCATATCGATATGCAGGCCATGGGGCTCGACGTGGTGTGCTTTACCGGCCACAAGGGGCTCATGGGTCCGCAGGGGACCGGCGGCCTGGCCGTGGCAGAGGGCATTGACGTGGCGCCGTGGGCCATGGGCGGCACGGGCGTGCACAGTTTCGATGCGTTGCAGCCGCTTGAGTGGCCCACGCGCCTTGAGGCGGGCACGCTCAACGGCCACGGCATCGCGGGCCTTTCTGCCGGCCTTGACTATATCGAGGCGCAAGGCGGGGTCGAGGCGATTGCTTCCCGCGAGCGTGCGCTCGCTGATCGCTTTCTTGCCGGTGTGCGCGAAATCCCCGGCATTGCGCTCTACGGTGCGTTTGACCGGCCCGTGCGCTCGGCGATCGTCTCACTCAACGTAGGCGATATCGACTCTGCCGAGATCTCGGATGCGCTCATGCAAGGGTGGGGGATTGCGACGCGCCCCGGCGCCCATTGCGCCCCGCTCATGCACCGTGCGCTGGGGACCGAGCGCCAGGGCGTCGTCCGCTTCTCGTTTGGGTATTTCAACACGGACGAGGAAGTCGACACCGCGATTGACGCTTTGCGCGATTTAGCCTGCTAG